In Ictalurus furcatus strain D&B chromosome 23, Billie_1.0, whole genome shotgun sequence, a single window of DNA contains:
- the gdap1 gene encoding ganglioside-induced differentiation-associated protein 1 — MAAQDEMESLLLEETGAEMLKGREAKMESTKKNESKLVLYHWTQSFCSQKVRLAIAEKGLQCKEYDVSLPLSEHNEPWFMRLNPAGEVPVLVHDDRVICDPTQIMDYLEETFNDENTPKLIPETGSTYYHRVQHYRELLDSLPMDAYTHGCILHPELTVDSHIPAYANTRIRAQIGSTESELKKLAEENPELKDAYISKQRRLKTKLFDHDNVKYLKKILDELEKVMDQVETELQRRAEETPEEGTQQSWLCGEFFSMADVSLAVTLHRLKFLGLSRRYWGNGTRVNLESYYERVLERPTFRRVLGHVNNILISAVLPTAFRVARKRVPTFIGTTVLIGLFGGATYFAFLYFKKRLFVP; from the exons ATGGCGGCGCAGGACGAGATGGAATCTCTCCTCCTGGAAGAGACGGGTGCAGAGATGCTGAAAGGTAGAGAGGCAAAAATGGAGAGCACCAAAAAGAACGAGTCGAAACTGGTTCTCTATCACTGGACCCAGTCATTCTGTTCACAGAAG GTGAGGCTGGCCATAGCTGAGAAGGGTTTGCAGTGTAAGGAGTATGATGTGAGCTTGCCTCTGAGTGAACACAATGAGCCATGGTTCATGCGTCTGAACCCAGCCGGCGAAGTTCCTGTTCTGGTGCACGATGATCGTGTCATCTGTGACCCAACTCAGATCATGGATTACTTGGAGGAAACTTTCAATGATG AGAATACTCCAAAGCTGATTCCAGAGACAGGGAGTACATATTATCACAGAGTTCAGCATTACCGCGAGCTGCTGGACTCGCTGCCCATGGACGCTTACACACATGGCTGCATTCTCCATCCTGAGCTCACAGTGGACTCTCACATCCCGGCCTACGCCAACACACGCATCCGCG CACAGATCGGGAGCACGGAATCAGAGCTGAAGAAACTGGCTGAAGAAAACCCAGAGCTTAAAGATGCTTATATCTCAAAACAGAGACGCCTAAAA ACAAAGCTGTTCGATCACGACAATGTGAAATATCTGAAGAAGATTCTGGATGAACTGGAGAAAGTTATGGATCAGGTGGAGACCGAGCtgcagaggagagcagaggagaCTCCAG AGGAGGGAACTCAGCAGTCTTGGTTGTGCGGCGAGTTCTTCAGCATGGCCGATGTTTCGCTCGCCGTCACGCTCCATCGGCTCAAGTTCCTCGGCCTCTCTCGTCGTTACTGGGGCAACGGCACACGGGTCAATCTGGAGTCATACTACGAGCGCGTCCTGGAGCGCCCTACGTTCCGCAGGGTCCTCGGACACGTCAACAACATCCTCATATCAGCCGTGTTACCGACTGCTTTCAGAGTGGCCAGGAAGAGAGTGCCTACCTTCATCGGCACCACGGTGTTAATCGGATTATTCGGAGGTGCAACATattttgcttttctttattttaaaaagcgaCTGTTTGTGCCCTGA